From a single Intestinibaculum porci genomic region:
- a CDS encoding SpaA isopeptide-forming pilin-related protein — protein sequence MKKQVGKIILCLLTITMVFVNFTLSTKATDYDLSQYISQVALEYEKDGSYIAYDQSALADQTKLRFNITAALPKTSLDVNNSIRLTMPDHLALEDTVAPVSAIYSYAGESHDYSRDGPIGSYTVKDHQITVTINNPQDDPLNVYLQINTTLNQLTFTNNEVTLAFSAPSTTITIKKATETTEAQTNETQTTPKTVKRAPLKANPNTDAPNKISGNIDDLVKSGLSGSYQLVGKTTVDKNIGNIGSPINIDNDVTIDLNGNKLQLYDQTYFYIKSGKHLTIIDSQADNYKPTATDAEGVGKLSSLTTEKDSQDNRNIPSILDYYVTEPNVNGTTTTDTTKKYEVVFSHAGRIYSETSSTSGKDSTFMIEKGGTLDFKSGVAYNTGPHVVATHGSNGSGTGTLNLSGGYLIGNRNGNVIWNNAGNVLSISGGVITNGCAENGGGVYNNGTNNGATGGGTINMTGGIITGNEAYHDGNDSTANRFSGGGIYMKSGILNISGDAYITNNTKSSGNSTFNHYSVHGGGGVAADNNSQVNMSGGYVTGNKSNEAGGGLYIGYYSQDGLAKLTLTGGVIASNIAETGEGGGIRIGGSGRGVIRATSKDNPIYITNNTTNTGSKEGTNESGGDWGGGGIFIQQNGMLNIMNAIISTNTADGFGAGVSACPTGNTSINTDQGAAIYDNTANGKHYSRGSGAGSEKKNEDYVAHEFYKNNQRTNYQDYFLAHAANVGSYTITNGMLGGSEEYQGTFDNNKSYEQHYNAGGVEAKFIGLSAHPSNEDVEKALAIASTYISGNHSHNHGGGIMTNGMLTLGESNEIYPSFHVEAYKAFKLKSALDNTATNLPMDNKQFKFAIYKHTGDSTTLPQWDGNEFTAGSGTNEFVAEMGNEDADKDQLGRIYASIPNFLYDNAGDYTFYLVEKDSDDTSITYDHTIYKIQFTVYASGTKIVNNVETTTYSIKDIKVNRIVDGTRTENINHQYDSENSKLTLLSNSEAAFKNTEQSYGLQLTKKDAENGRVLAGAEFRLYQFADNYVDKSINSIDISEVATLTTDVDGKLTFSSLRGGSLYYLKETKAPDQYKSSGPWVIEVNKDGTAQFYDADCTENENTTNLTRNDSKLFVNKESEIVLDKTGYVFNKEITNTSIKYKLPDTGGSGIEQYYQAAFVFIALGLLVILVRYIKRRVV from the coding sequence ATGAAGAAGCAAGTAGGAAAAATCATTCTTTGCCTACTGACAATCACGATGGTCTTTGTGAATTTCACACTTTCAACAAAGGCTACGGATTATGATTTGTCTCAATATATTTCTCAAGTTGCATTAGAATATGAAAAGGATGGAAGTTACATAGCTTATGACCAATCAGCTTTAGCCGATCAGACAAAGCTACGCTTTAATATCACGGCAGCACTTCCTAAGACATCTTTGGACGTTAACAATAGTATTCGTCTGACAATGCCTGATCATCTTGCTCTTGAGGATACTGTTGCACCAGTTAGTGCCATTTATAGTTATGCGGGTGAAAGTCATGATTATAGTCGTGATGGACCAATTGGCTCATACACAGTTAAGGATCACCAGATAACGGTGACAATCAATAATCCACAGGATGATCCCTTAAATGTATATCTTCAAATCAATACAACTTTAAATCAGCTTACTTTTACAAATAATGAAGTAACGCTAGCATTCAGTGCACCTTCAACAACAATCACAATTAAGAAAGCTACAGAAACAACTGAAGCACAAACAAATGAAACACAAACAACACCTAAAACAGTTAAGCGAGCACCATTAAAAGCTAATCCTAACACTGATGCTCCTAATAAGATAAGTGGCAATATTGATGACTTAGTCAAGAGTGGCTTATCAGGATCTTATCAATTGGTTGGTAAAACAACAGTGGATAAGAACATTGGTAACATTGGTAGCCCAATCAATATTGATAATGATGTCACAATTGATTTAAATGGGAATAAATTACAACTCTATGATCAAACCTATTTCTATATCAAATCAGGCAAGCATCTTACCATTATTGATTCACAAGCTGATAATTACAAGCCTACTGCTACTGATGCAGAGGGCGTTGGCAAGCTCAGCAGCCTAACAACCGAAAAAGACTCACAAGATAATCGTAATATTCCTAGTATCCTTGATTACTATGTCACAGAACCTAATGTGAATGGTACAACAACGACTGATACCACAAAGAAATATGAAGTTGTTTTTTCTCATGCCGGACGTATCTATAGTGAAACATCAAGTACTAGTGGAAAAGATAGTACGTTCATGATTGAAAAAGGTGGCACACTTGATTTCAAGAGTGGTGTAGCCTACAACACTGGACCTCATGTCGTCGCAACGCATGGTAGTAATGGCTCAGGAACAGGTACATTGAATTTATCAGGTGGTTATCTCATTGGTAATCGTAATGGTAATGTTATATGGAATAATGCCGGAAACGTTCTAAGTATCAGTGGTGGTGTTATCACAAATGGATGTGCTGAAAATGGCGGTGGCGTCTACAATAATGGTACAAACAATGGCGCTACTGGTGGTGGAACCATCAATATGACTGGCGGTATTATTACCGGTAATGAAGCTTATCATGATGGTAATGATTCTACAGCTAACCGATTTAGTGGTGGCGGCATTTATATGAAATCAGGAATATTGAATATTTCTGGTGATGCTTACATTACAAATAATACAAAATCCTCTGGTAACTCAACTTTTAATCACTACAGCGTTCATGGTGGTGGCGGTGTTGCTGCTGACAATAATTCACAGGTCAATATGTCTGGTGGATATGTCACTGGTAACAAATCGAATGAAGCAGGTGGTGGTCTCTATATTGGCTACTATTCACAAGATGGTCTTGCAAAGCTGACATTGACTGGTGGTGTTATTGCTTCTAATATCGCAGAAACTGGTGAAGGCGGAGGCATAAGAATTGGTGGCTCTGGTCGTGGTGTCATTCGTGCTACATCAAAGGATAATCCTATCTATATCACCAACAATACAACCAATACTGGTTCTAAAGAAGGAACAAATGAATCAGGTGGTGACTGGGGTGGTGGAGGTATCTTCATCCAGCAAAATGGTATGTTGAATATCATGAATGCGATTATCTCTACTAATACAGCTGATGGCTTTGGTGCTGGTGTCAGTGCCTGTCCAACAGGGAACACAAGTATCAATACGGATCAGGGTGCTGCTATCTATGACAATACAGCTAATGGGAAACACTATTCACGAGGCTCTGGCGCTGGAAGTGAAAAGAAGAACGAAGACTATGTAGCTCATGAATTCTATAAAAATAATCAACGCACTAATTATCAGGATTATTTCTTAGCCCATGCAGCTAATGTTGGCTCTTATACAATCACGAATGGAATGCTTGGTGGTAGTGAAGAATACCAAGGAACCTTCGATAATAATAAGTCTTATGAACAACATTATAATGCAGGTGGAGTAGAAGCAAAGTTTATTGGCTTAAGTGCTCATCCTAGCAACGAAGATGTTGAGAAGGCTTTAGCTATTGCCTCAACATATATTAGTGGTAACCATTCCCATAACCATGGTGGTGGTATTATGACCAATGGTATGTTGACTTTGGGTGAATCAAATGAGATTTATCCATCATTCCATGTAGAAGCCTATAAAGCCTTTAAGTTAAAATCAGCACTTGATAATACGGCTACAAATCTGCCAATGGATAACAAACAGTTTAAATTTGCTATCTATAAACATACTGGTGATTCAACAACTCTACCTCAATGGGATGGCAATGAATTTACTGCTGGTTCAGGCACAAATGAATTTGTTGCCGAAATGGGTAATGAAGATGCAGACAAAGATCAGCTTGGAAGAATATATGCATCAATTCCAAACTTCCTCTATGATAATGCTGGTGATTATACATTCTATCTTGTAGAAAAAGATTCGGATGATACAAGTATTACTTATGATCATACAATCTACAAGATTCAATTCACGGTTTATGCTTCAGGTACGAAAATTGTAAACAATGTTGAAACAACAACATATTCAATTAAGGATATAAAAGTAAATCGTATTGTTGATGGAACAAGAACTGAGAATATTAATCATCAATATGATAGTGAAAATTCAAAGCTAACACTCTTAAGTAATTCAGAAGCGGCCTTTAAGAATACAGAGCAGTCCTATGGCTTACAGCTTACAAAGAAGGATGCGGAAAATGGTCGTGTTCTTGCGGGCGCAGAGTTTAGGCTCTATCAATTTGCGGACAACTATGTAGATAAAAGTATCAATTCAATCGATATTAGTGAAGTCGCAACACTGACAACAGATGTGGATGGCAAATTGACATTCTCATCACTAAGAGGTGGTAGTCTTTACTACTTAAAAGAAACAAAAGCTCCTGATCAATATAAATCATCAGGACCTTGGGTGATAGAAGTCAATAAAGATGGAACAGCTCAGTTCTATGATGCAGACTGTACAGAGAATGAAAATACAACAAATTTGACAAGAAATGACTCTAAACTATTCGTTAATAAAGAGAGCGAAATAGTTTTAGATAAAACTGGTTATGTATTCAATAAAGAAATAACGAATACATCTATCAAGTACAAACTGCCTGATACTGGTGGCAGTGGTATAGAGCAATATTACCAAGCAGCTTTTGTTTTCATCGCATTAGGCTTGCTAGTAATATTAGTACGCTATATCAAAAGGAGGGTTGTGTAA
- a CDS encoding isopeptide-forming domain-containing fimbrial protein → MNLTKKLFSYIVAIAMIFTLTAFAGGAVNAANAKTYALTLQNNGKTTHTFEVYQIFTGDLSEGILSNVQWGNGVSEEGKTTLGDAAKKAEDLAKSDNDSLPVKTFAEDLQKYLQNSTEKEVAANQTASIEGLAAGYYLVKDKASSQNQTNGAYTSYILKVVKDITATTKLDVPTVEKKVQDTNDSTGKTSGWQDSADYDIGDEIPYQITGSMPANIGDYKSYKYVFTDTMGKGLSFKTGSAKIMIGTTEVTGKFTENVTTNDDGSTVTWTCDDLKTAGVELTSVTKVVVTYKATLNKKAVTGSAGNPNTVNLTYSNNPNKGGEGETGKTPDDKNIVFTYKAVVNKVDQDKKSLAGAGFTLQKKVNGAYTDVKSFTAGEATTFTFTGLDDGEYKLIESTTPAGYNTITPIEFTISATHDEESADPKLTELTVSKVSGEATFTADKDAGSLTTDVVNKKGSTLPETGGMGTTLLYVAGGILVACAAAYVVLNKKRA, encoded by the coding sequence ATGAATTTAACTAAGAAATTATTCAGTTATATCGTTGCGATCGCAATGATCTTCACATTAACTGCCTTTGCCGGTGGTGCTGTTAATGCAGCGAACGCAAAGACATACGCACTTACGCTACAAAACAATGGTAAAACAACGCATACTTTTGAAGTTTATCAGATCTTCACTGGTGATTTAAGTGAAGGTATATTATCAAACGTTCAATGGGGTAATGGTGTTTCAGAAGAAGGTAAGACTACTCTTGGTGATGCTGCTAAAAAAGCTGAAGATTTAGCAAAATCAGATAACGACTCTTTACCTGTTAAGACTTTTGCTGAAGATTTACAGAAATACCTTCAAAATAGTACTGAAAAAGAAGTTGCAGCAAATCAAACTGCATCAATTGAAGGTTTAGCTGCTGGTTACTATTTAGTAAAAGATAAAGCTAGCTCTCAGAACCAAACAAATGGTGCTTATACTTCATATATCTTAAAAGTTGTAAAAGACATTACAGCAACTACTAAATTAGATGTTCCTACTGTTGAAAAGAAAGTTCAAGATACAAATGATTCAACTGGTAAAACTTCTGGTTGGCAGGATTCAGCTGACTATGATATCGGTGATGAAATTCCTTACCAGATCACAGGTTCTATGCCAGCTAACATTGGCGACTACAAATCTTACAAATATGTCTTCACTGATACAATGGGCAAAGGCTTATCTTTCAAAACTGGTTCAGCTAAAATCATGATTGGTACTACTGAGGTTACAGGAAAATTCACAGAAAACGTCACAACAAATGATGATGGCTCTACAGTAACATGGACATGTGACGACTTAAAAACTGCTGGTGTTGAATTAACTTCAGTTACAAAGGTTGTTGTAACATACAAAGCAACATTAAATAAAAAGGCAGTTACCGGTTCTGCAGGTAACCCTAATACAGTTAACTTGACTTATTCTAACAACCCTAACAAGGGCGGCGAAGGTGAAACTGGTAAGACTCCAGATGACAAGAATATCGTCTTCACTTATAAAGCAGTTGTCAACAAGGTTGATCAGGACAAGAAATCATTAGCTGGTGCTGGCTTCACATTACAGAAGAAAGTTAATGGTGCATACACAGATGTTAAATCATTCACTGCTGGTGAAGCTACAACATTCACGTTCACAGGCTTAGATGATGGTGAATATAAGTTAATCGAATCAACAACTCCAGCTGGATATAACACAATTACTCCAATCGAATTCACAATCTCAGCTACACATGATGAAGAATCAGCTGACCCTAAGTTAACAGAGTTAACAGTATCCAAAGTATCTGGTGAAGCTACATTTACAGCTGATAAAGATGCTGGTTCATTAACTACTGATGTTGTCAACAAGAAGGGTTCTACATTACCTGAAACTGGTGGCATGGGTACAACATTATTATATGTAGCAGGTGGTATCTTAGTAGCATGTGCTGCTGCATATGTAGTGTTAAATAAAAAACGTGCTTAA
- a CDS encoding Cna B-type domain-containing protein — translation MKKWIRIVSFVLTLLLVINIQGVHASTDSLKVNQTRNGMHVHLYKIADQSDDGYTYTDAFRDAKETSIDVNNLKTTEDVLQAAQTFKGLAASKIGTDLIATGNVLYFPSLTKGVYLLLIDNYTSGDTTYSYLPLLIAFPETNEVALTKYSSTSIHKYLLVKHWNGGSNYPKSIQVDLYNGKKLEKTLTLSKENNYAYSWTTTENKDYSIKEHQVQGYSSSVDVSESNDTQSFILTNIKNPVTVTSDADNVPTDNENNADQSADTATSQGGKGNVKTSNSGQTKTNAESSNVKPTSTQSVKTGDETNINVLIMIFITAGIALIIIGRFLKN, via the coding sequence ATGAAGAAATGGATTAGGATTGTTAGTTTTGTATTAACCCTGCTGCTTGTAATAAACATACAAGGCGTACATGCGAGTACTGATTCACTGAAGGTGAATCAGACGAGAAATGGTATGCATGTACATCTCTATAAAATAGCGGATCAAAGTGATGATGGATATACGTATACTGATGCATTTCGTGATGCGAAGGAAACGAGTATTGATGTAAATAACTTAAAGACTACAGAAGATGTCTTACAGGCAGCTCAGACCTTTAAAGGTCTGGCTGCTAGTAAGATTGGAACTGACCTGATTGCCACAGGGAATGTACTTTATTTCCCGTCTCTAACTAAAGGTGTATACCTTCTATTAATTGATAATTATACGAGTGGAGACACAACCTATAGTTATCTGCCCTTACTTATTGCATTCCCTGAGACAAATGAGGTAGCTCTAACGAAGTATTCTAGTACTAGTATTCATAAATATTTGCTTGTAAAGCATTGGAATGGTGGCAGTAATTATCCAAAAAGTATTCAAGTTGATCTGTATAACGGTAAGAAGTTAGAAAAAACCTTGACACTGAGTAAAGAAAATAACTATGCTTATTCTTGGACAACAACAGAGAATAAGGACTATAGTATTAAAGAACATCAGGTTCAAGGGTATTCATCAAGTGTTGATGTGAGTGAAAGTAATGATACACAAAGCTTTATATTAACCAATATAAAGAATCCTGTTACTGTAACAAGTGATGCTGATAATGTGCCTACTGATAATGAGAATAATGCGGATCAGTCAGCTGATACGGCTACATCTCAAGGAGGCAAGGGTAATGTAAAGACAAGCAATAGTGGTCAGACTAAGACCAATGCTGAAAGTTCAAATGTGAAACCAACATCAACACAGTCTGTGAAAACAGGTGATGAAACAAATATTAATGTATTAATAATGATCTTTATAACAGCTGGTATAGCTTTGATAATTATTGGTAGATTTCTTAAGAACTAG
- the lepB gene encoding signal peptidase I: protein MKGKKISKEKKKTIVSIIVVVFAVAMILVATFVPFYHVEGDAMANTMNNGDLVCVHKTKDIQKGDVIAFYYNNKVLVRRVIGVSNDKISIDQSGNVSVNGTKIKEDYTSDKGDLKNRDIVYPYTVDADKYFVLGDHRSRSVDSRVKALGCVTSKQIIGKVILTIWPLPHFGVH from the coding sequence ATGAAAGGTAAGAAGATCAGTAAGGAAAAGAAGAAAACGATTGTATCGATTATTGTTGTGGTATTCGCCGTGGCAATGATATTGGTAGCAACGTTTGTACCCTTCTACCATGTAGAAGGGGATGCCATGGCGAATACTATGAATAATGGTGATTTGGTTTGTGTGCATAAGACGAAAGATATCCAAAAAGGGGATGTGATTGCTTTCTACTATAATAATAAGGTTTTGGTAAGAAGAGTGATTGGTGTTTCTAATGATAAGATATCGATTGATCAAAGTGGTAATGTCAGTGTCAATGGAACGAAGATTAAGGAAGATTATACTTCTGATAAGGGAGATCTGAAAAATCGTGATATTGTGTATCCTTATACCGTGGATGCGGATAAATATTTTGTCTTAGGGGATCATCGTTCAAGAAGTGTAGATTCAAGGGTGAAAGCGTTAGGCTGTGTCACTTCTAAACAGATTATTGGAAAGGTCATTTTAACAATCTGGCCGCTTCCTCATTTTGGTGTGCATTAG
- a CDS encoding class C sortase gives MVRKIMNVVVALVFLVGIGLLAYPTFSDWWNAQHKSQVIASYEKKVENLTDKQYKKLWDGAVNYNKKLKTTNMNLSKSDLKVYNKTLDVTGTGIMGYVEIPKVNISLPIYHGDNAAILQVAIGHIPGTSLPVGGNSTHCVISGHRGLPSAKLFTDIDQMKIGDTFMLQTLDNTLTYKVDQIKVVLPTNTKYLQIEQGKDLCTLMTCTPYGVNTHRLLVRGHRIPTLSTRVHRDLVKADPVIFDAIWAVIALIVVIINVRRYKKYKKPKVSKSE, from the coding sequence ATGGTTAGGAAAATAATGAATGTCGTGGTGGCTTTAGTCTTTTTAGTTGGAATTGGTTTATTAGCCTATCCAACGTTTAGTGACTGGTGGAATGCGCAGCATAAATCACAGGTCATTGCATCTTACGAAAAGAAAGTTGAAAACTTAACAGATAAACAGTATAAGAAATTATGGGATGGTGCTGTTAACTACAATAAGAAGTTAAAGACCACAAATATGAATTTATCAAAGTCTGATTTGAAAGTTTATAATAAAACTCTTGATGTTACGGGTACTGGTATTATGGGATATGTGGAAATTCCTAAGGTGAATATCTCTTTACCAATCTATCATGGGGATAATGCAGCCATCTTACAGGTAGCGATCGGGCATATTCCAGGAACCTCTTTACCAGTTGGCGGAAATAGTACGCATTGTGTTATATCTGGACATCGTGGTTTACCAAGTGCTAAGTTATTTACCGATATTGATCAGATGAAGATTGGTGATACCTTTATGTTACAGACGTTGGATAATACCTTAACATATAAAGTGGATCAGATTAAAGTTGTTTTACCGACCAATACTAAGTACTTACAAATAGAACAAGGGAAAGATTTATGTACATTAATGACTTGTACACCTTATGGGGTGAATACTCATCGATTATTAGTGAGAGGTCATCGTATTCCTACTTTATCTACAAGAGTCCATCGAGATCTTGTCAAAGCTGATCCGGTTATCTTTGATGCTATCTGGGCAGTCATTGCCTTAATAGTGGTTATTATTAATGTCCGTCGTTATAAGAAATATAAGAAACCAAAGGTTTCTAAAAGTGAATAA
- a CDS encoding SpaA isopeptide-forming pilin-related protein, producing MKDKDDHGNEVDYDRNAYTWELKCYDAKGNEINENDNDAKVKSFTLKVNANDSNTFRPTSASIQYKMIGDLSKVMPGQKWDFKNSGLITNYNGHDIDQGHTTKGESQYEYENVKKLAKLASATGKETTYTNGILDVEKDKLTNDTIHYRIMLNVDKDKSGSITVTDTLPKGMSYKEGSMNVMFYGSEWWMYSSSGSYDFTNDKYKPTVDVATKDDQTILTFHIKDGYENGDNQKIVIDYEGIVTDDPAWKNMTIEKKSYTNSVKWDNHEDSQTTNVKRPVEVVHKKGEQLKDANGQYTNTIEYSVKINPAGKVLNPKGDSVTFSDALTVEDGVKAYLDLQNVKLYKFDSNAENHRSSTEIDSSSYSLKYDEKTHEISGELPDATPCVLVYRYNIDKGNKGTPTISNEVELAGSYTAKDSGKMKSNSAEMTDSTTKVTIREVDADNYAKGFPGAEFSVEEYLNGWITPEAYRNKQVTDSKGEAVLNTYEPGKLYRIKETKAPADYTGDSNYYYFMITSNQDNSTAQSALDDDYKNLPANMQDPNDKVNYVDKSKIHYFGQNGEEIIVSNEYTQLTVNKTWQNADGSKADKPGENFVDVKLYRYIKKSDGVKVTLITDNSYKNISKEFAVDSGSTFTVEWGQYDTSGIKSALVNGKEASVTDDHKFTSQPLTSDTTIRVTSKDWFNDPTYRYKKPQTVVYESSKYEVVSFTLQADKNWSKSFNDLLTRNGNDEYVYVAEETTKLDGYETKYYGNTAKSGTITVANKKNPDAPKTPETVLPSTGGKGTTMFYVAGILLILVASFLLIIRYKHLNERG from the coding sequence ATGAAAGATAAAGATGATCATGGTAATGAAGTTGATTATGATCGTAATGCCTATACATGGGAATTGAAATGTTACGACGCTAAGGGTAATGAAATTAATGAAAATGACAATGATGCGAAAGTAAAGTCATTTACTTTAAAGGTTAATGCTAATGATTCAAATACATTTAGACCAACAAGTGCATCTATCCAATATAAGATGATAGGTGATTTATCAAAAGTAATGCCTGGTCAGAAGTGGGATTTCAAGAATAGTGGTCTTATTACAAATTATAATGGACATGATATAGATCAAGGCCACACAACAAAAGGCGAATCTCAATATGAATATGAGAATGTAAAAAAACTAGCAAAGCTGGCTAGTGCTACAGGAAAAGAAACAACATATACAAATGGTATTTTAGATGTAGAAAAAGATAAATTGACTAATGATACAATCCATTATCGTATTATGTTGAATGTAGATAAAGATAAATCGGGATCTATAACAGTTACAGATACTTTGCCTAAAGGTATGAGCTACAAAGAAGGTTCAATGAATGTGATGTTTTATGGAAGTGAATGGTGGATGTATTCATCTAGCGGTTCTTATGACTTTACAAATGACAAATATAAACCAACTGTTGATGTAGCCACGAAAGATGATCAAACGATTTTAACGTTCCACATCAAAGATGGCTATGAAAACGGCGATAATCAAAAGATTGTGATTGATTATGAGGGCATTGTTACTGATGATCCAGCCTGGAAAAATATGACTATAGAAAAGAAGTCTTATACAAATAGTGTAAAATGGGATAATCACGAAGATTCTCAGACTACAAATGTGAAAAGACCAGTGGAGGTTGTGCATAAGAAGGGTGAACAGCTTAAAGATGCAAATGGTCAATACACAAATACGATAGAATATTCAGTTAAAATTAACCCGGCTGGAAAAGTTCTTAATCCTAAAGGTGATTCGGTTACATTTTCTGATGCTTTAACGGTTGAAGATGGCGTGAAAGCTTATTTAGACTTACAAAATGTAAAGCTATATAAGTTTGACTCAAATGCAGAAAATCACCGTAGTTCAACAGAAATTGATTCAAGTTCGTATAGCTTAAAGTATGATGAAAAGACACATGAGATTTCTGGCGAGTTGCCAGATGCAACACCTTGTGTTCTTGTCTATCGCTATAATATTGACAAAGGCAATAAAGGTACGCCAACTATTTCTAATGAGGTAGAGCTAGCGGGAAGTTATACTGCTAAAGATAGTGGTAAAATGAAGTCGAATAGTGCTGAAATGACTGATTCAACAACAAAAGTTACGATTCGGGAGGTGGATGCGGACAACTATGCAAAGGGATTTCCAGGCGCTGAATTTAGCGTTGAAGAATATTTAAACGGTTGGATTACACCGGAGGCTTATAGAAACAAGCAAGTTACTGACAGCAAAGGTGAAGCGGTACTAAATACTTACGAACCGGGAAAACTTTATCGTATTAAGGAAACAAAAGCACCTGCTGATTATACAGGGGATTCAAACTATTACTATTTCATGATTACAAGTAATCAGGATAACAGTACTGCACAAAGCGCTTTAGACGATGATTATAAAAATCTTCCTGCTAATATGCAAGATCCAAATGATAAAGTGAATTATGTGGATAAAAGTAAAATTCATTATTTTGGTCAAAATGGTGAAGAGATTATTGTGTCAAATGAATATACTCAGCTAACAGTAAATAAAACGTGGCAAAATGCGGATGGCTCGAAAGCTGATAAACCTGGAGAAAATTTTGTGGACGTTAAACTCTATCGCTATATAAAGAAGTCTGATGGCGTTAAGGTTACGCTAATAACTGATAATAGTTATAAAAATATATCAAAAGAGTTTGCTGTTGATAGCGGTTCAACCTTTACAGTTGAGTGGGGGCAATATGATACAAGTGGTATTAAAAGTGCTTTAGTAAATGGTAAAGAAGCGAGTGTTACAGATGATCATAAGTTTACTTCGCAACCTCTCACAAGTGATACAACAATTCGTGTTACAAGCAAAGATTGGTTTAATGATCCGACATATAGATATAAGAAACCTCAAACAGTAGTTTATGAATCTTCAAAGTATGAAGTCGTTAGCTTCACGTTACAGGCGGATAAAAACTGGTCTAAGTCATTTAATGATTTGCTGACCCGAAACGGTAATGATGAATATGTCTATGTAGCTGAAGAAACTACAAAGTTAGATGGCTATGAAACAAAATACTATGGCAACACAGCTAAATCAGGAACAATTACTGTCGCAAATAAAAAGAATCCAGATGCACCTAAAACACCAGAAACAGTTTTACCGTCTACTGGTGGTAAAGGGACAACGATGTTCTATGTGGCTGGGATATTACTGATTTTAGTAGCAAGCTTCTTGCTTATCATAAGATATAAACATTTGAATGAAAGGGGATAA